The genomic stretch TATCATCCTCTCTACCAATAACATCATCTACAGCTATGAAAGAGTGAGTCTGTCCTCTCACTTGCCTGCTTAGCCTTTGTTCCTCGCTTTCCTCGTGAGGGCGTAGTACCAAGGCAAATTCAGAGCTGTCTTTAACTATGTCATCAAGCTCTTCCCTAATCTTTTTAATCTTATTAGAAATACTGAAGGCAAAAGCAATTTGGTTGGAGCTGGAAAAGAAATTGAGTACCTTTTCAGATATACCGTCACTGCCCATGACTGCTCTTTGCGATGCCATTGTTGTATActcatcaaacaagtcatctgcAGCGAACAAAACAGGTCGAAGCCTGTCAACCCAACCACGTACAGTGTGGCTCTCAACTTGTCTTTCCTCAGCATCCAACATGACATCTTTGATTGTATTTATCGTGTTTTTCAGCTTTTCGACATGGGTTTTAATGCCCCATGTCGATGCAACCTCATTTAATGCTCTAGAGCCTAAATTTGTAAGAAGTGACTGCGCAACGTTGAACAATATTCCTTCAGCCATACTCACAATCTCACTTTTTTTTCTCAGTTCTTTCAAAGGTTGCAGATTTGTGGGTGATCAGATTCAGAAGATTAGGAAAGATCAACTTGGCTTAGATTAATGCTGCCACTACCCCACTTGGTAAATAATGCTTTTTTAAAGACTAACTTCAAATACTTAAAGACTTTGATTAGATTATGTGTGTGTCAGCATACATTATGCCAGTACAGTtaacccttttattttatttttgttacgtCTTGTGAGCTCACCGGTATTTTAGGCTTTTAGCTTTCACCAATTCTTTTTAACACCGTCTTGATTTAAGACGGCTGTCACATCCGATTTAAAATAAAAGTGAAAATAAAAGAAGGTTATGAGAAATCTTAAATAAAGACGGTCTTGAGCAAGACTAATTCGCTAGCTTTCCGGGAATGCCTATTAATGAACTTAACATTGGGAACAGCTCATGAACAAGCTTGGTACAGGTTTGTGAGTGCACAAAATAATAAACAAACTTAAACAGAATTACACATGCATTCATAAACAACCAGATTTACTAGCAACTTCAGAGAACATAGTAATTAATAATTTACCTCACAAATTGACTAAAAAGGACAAAGAGAAGATCTTAATTGAATTTTTTCCCCTAAATTAATTGAAAAGAATCAAGTATGGAACCCTAGTACCCAAAATATTACCTGAAAATGGTAGTTGGATGACCGTTTCATTATTGATTTGATCGGAGACTGAAGAGCGGAGTCAACGGTGGTCCGCGTTGACCGTCATTGGTGGAATGGTGGTCGTCGGTCCGCCGCCTGTGGTGGTCTTGCTCAATCAAAGGAGTTTCATTATACAAAGCGTTTTAATGAGTTTGAAGCTTTCTAATTTGGTTTTAAAATTCCATGTTTTGTCGAGTTTTTCGGTTTTATGTGCTGTATTACCGAGTTTAGTTTTTCGAGTTTCATAATCTTATGGATATTTTTTTATTAAACATAATTTCCTAGTTGATATATTAAATTGCCGAATTTTGGGTTGGTTCAAAGTTTCTTTTTTGGGTATAAGTTAGAACACAAATAGGCAAGGGATCTTGTACCATATTAATAAGAATATGATTAGGACTAAAGATACTCGTTTCTTGAAACCCAAGTAATAGTCTAAGTAATCATTTAACTATCTTATAAATACTTCACCCGAGATGTATTGTAGTTTATCATCTTAAAATCGTttcttgaaaccctagaaattattCAAACTACTTATTTCATAAACATCGATTAtgatgaatgcgcatttttgAATGCGCATTTTTCAGTAAGACAGACACTAACAAATATTGATTGCGACGCACAATGCTCCCTCCTTTGGATCCCGCTGGAATTATTAGACGATCCCATACTTCATCTTTTTAACAACTTGAGTCTGTCTGATACCGAAAAGAGCCGAGGTTGCGAGATTAATATGCTGGACTGTAACAccggcgatcggatggtggtaaCGATCACATATTGGCCGCTATTTTGTTGTTATGCAATCACGGGTGGTTGGTACAAAGATGTTATTAAGAAAAGAAGGCTTCAACCTGGAAATCAAATTGCATTTTTGTGGAGTAAACGTCACAATAAACTACTCTTTAGAGTGTGCAATGATCTAACTTGCTTGGACAACACTGTAATACTCCATGAACATCATAAATCATAATCAACGTCCAAATCTCGTTTGTTTTCCAACAAAATTTGCGTATAAATAGTGCTAAGCAATCTGCCCAGCTGATGGTCGTTCAAGAAAACATGCAACATCATAGTAACCGATTAGAACAAGTCTAGACTCTAGACATTATTCGACACTCGTTTTTATAAAAAAAGAAACACATCTAATATGTCCAAGACTAAAACCGTCCAAAGCTAGAATCTAGCTAGTATGGAAAAAGGGACCATATTGATTAATCACAATGATTAGAGGGCCAAATTCGAGTTGAGATCACCTGTCCCACTTTTTAAAGTGGGACAGAGAATCCGCTCTCGCGAAATTCTCCATTTTGACTTCAAGAGTCAGCCTCCTTATCTTCCAATACAACAGTAACACCAACTTCAGCTGGTCGGATGATTCTGTCGTGAAGCATGTAACCCGGCTGCAAGTACACCAAATACAAAGATGTTATCATAAAGTTCACAGGCCCAAATTCGAGCATGAAAATGAGGAGACACGCTATTTATGTCTGTCTGAAAATGCCAAATTGTACCATTTTTCTGTCTTATGAAATATTTTGATAGAATAAAGAAAATGATTCTAATAAAAGCAGATGTCAAGACTACACCGATGGAAGCCGAGTACCGGTTCTTTTCAACAGAAATTTGTTGAATGGAGGTATAGTAAACTACAACTAATGCTGAACTTAACTGGAAATTTAGGTAAAAACCTGATGCTATTATTGGTCATTATACAGTGAGATCTATCTAATGATAGATAAGTTGGGTGCTCGTTAATGCTGCAGATTTTTGTTGAACCAAATCAACCACAACATTGAGGGATCAGTCAACGGTAGGCTGACATCAGTGATAGCTGATAGTAACAAGTTTCAAAAGTCACAAGGTCAGAAAACTGAACATTACCTTAAGAACAACAGAAACAGTACCCAGAGGCTTAGAACTGTCAGGCACTTGAAATACGGCATTATGCACGTTTGGATCAAATTTTTCATCGGTGGGGTCAGTTTTTTCAATACCAGATTTCCTGAATACCTGAAATAACAAACATCGTTATGAAGAAATCACATATCAGTAGCATCTGATTTATGCAACTTTTTCAGACCTATAAATTATACTCCTATAATGCAGTTTCAGAGCAAGTGCTTAAGTTAAAACAAAGTCAGCAAAGAATAAGATTGTAACATACACTGGCAACACCGCCACCTTATTCATGTGCAAGCACAAGACCAGTACACACCTTCCAGCAACGTTTTCAGGACTGGAACGGCACCAATTGTATCCCCCAAAACATCAATTTTGCTGAAACTTTCTTTAGTCACTGCAGAAGCTCTTGACAGATTGTCAGCAACATCTAGTAAACTTTTGGCAAAGCTCTGAACAAGTTCAAAATAGCAACCATGAGGAACAACATACCAAGCGCTTCATAGAATTAAATCCGAAACAATCCAAAGACACAAACCTGCACAGCAAACTTCTTTGAATTCTCTGCATCACGCCGTGTTCGATCCATAACATTCTCTATTTCAGCATAACTAAGGAAAAATTCTCTGCATCACGCCGTCTACTTCAGAATCTGGTGCAGCAAGATCTAACCTCAGTTGGCAATCCGAAATAAATACCAAGATCCTTTTGCTCAGGCCAGACCTGAACCTGATCACTCAATCATTAGATTTTCCGAGTATCGACTCGTGTGAAAAATATGTTGCTCCCATTTAAGTGATTCAATGTTCATCTGAGAATTGTGTTGGGAGATGGGAGCTCTGATATTAGGATAAATAATACAGTAATGAATTTGAAGCTGTTGCTAATTACCGTAATCCTGGTTCGTTCTTGCTTTTGGATGTTACAGAGTTACAATAAACAACAGAAATGGATAGAGCAGAAGCGATAAGATCGAGAGGAAAAGGATAAAACTGAAAATGTTTAGCAGAAAACGACAGTGTGAAATAACTTTACAAATTCTTGGTTAAGACCGTTCTAAGTTAAGATGACACTTACAACCGATTTAAGTAACAcgaaaaaaagagttgaaagagGTCTTGACTCAAGGCGGTCTTAAGCACGGGCTACTGAAACGTAACACCGTCCAAATGAAATGGAAAAATCATCTACTAAATCAGGATTCACAAACACAAATCTTTGTTACTTCAACATGACATATCATTCTCTCATAGCCATACTTCCAGAGTTAGACTTGCAGAGTTGCAGACACTATTAAGGAGTTAATACAGAGTA from Silene latifolia isolate original U9 population chromosome 5, ASM4854445v1, whole genome shotgun sequence encodes the following:
- the LOC141655002 gene encoding grpE protein homolog 2, mitochondrial-like; translation: MDRTRRDAENSKKFAVQSFAKSLLDVADNLSRASAVTKESFSKIDVLGDTIGAVPVLKTLLEALALKLHYRSIIYRSEKVFRKSGIEKTDPTDEKFDPNVHNAVFQVPDSSKPLGTVSVVLKPGYMLHDRIIRPAEVGVTVVLEDKEADS